In one Spirosoma rigui genomic region, the following are encoded:
- a CDS encoding peptide MFS transporter: MESAVRPPVRQATLLGHPVGLFVLFFTEMWERFSYYGMRAILLLFLLDNVRGGMGLNEAEGAAIYGIYTASVYLLSLPGGWIADNILGQRKSIWYGGIIIMLGHIILAFPSGPGLFYAGLCTVAIGTGLLKPNISSVVGELYPEGGARKDAAFSIFYMGINTGSLLGISIVGYLGQKVGWHYGFGAAAVAMALGLITYRLFAQRYLGEHGKFVAQPPQTDSDKSSTGNRSLLVFLVVIVALLAGLQLTGVLDLTTAQGLARAMGTIISLIAVSYFTYILVAGGLDATEKKRVVVLFIFFLAAALYWAGNEQQGSSLQIFADRYTDLTVFGWQMPSSWFQNLNPAFILIFSPVLAAFWVFLANKNINFSVPAKFAVSLLLLGIAYVIMVFAANVALTGERTTPLYLGSTYLFFTLAELFLSPVGLSAFSKLSPRRYTSQLMGLWFVGSSLGNLIAGLFAGGFDEENVQQMPGMFQSVAIFALASGLVLLLFSKPLKKWMGGID, encoded by the coding sequence ATGGAATCAGCTGTTCGTCCGCCCGTTCGTCAGGCTACGCTTTTAGGTCATCCCGTAGGCCTTTTCGTTCTATTTTTTACCGAGATGTGGGAGCGGTTCAGCTACTACGGGATGCGGGCTATCCTGCTCCTGTTCCTGCTCGACAACGTTCGGGGCGGCATGGGGCTAAACGAAGCCGAAGGGGCAGCCATTTATGGTATCTACACCGCATCGGTTTACCTGCTTTCGCTACCCGGCGGCTGGATTGCCGATAATATACTGGGCCAGCGGAAGTCCATCTGGTATGGTGGCATCATCATCATGCTGGGACACATTATCCTGGCGTTTCCGTCGGGACCCGGTCTATTCTACGCCGGACTGTGCACCGTAGCCATAGGGACTGGTTTGCTCAAGCCCAACATCAGCAGCGTCGTGGGTGAACTTTACCCGGAAGGAGGTGCCCGGAAAGACGCAGCATTCTCGATCTTCTATATGGGCATCAACACCGGCTCCCTGCTGGGTATATCCATTGTGGGGTATCTGGGCCAGAAAGTAGGCTGGCACTACGGGTTTGGTGCTGCTGCGGTGGCCATGGCACTCGGTCTGATTACTTACCGTTTATTTGCCCAGCGCTACCTGGGCGAACACGGTAAGTTCGTTGCCCAGCCCCCGCAAACTGACAGTGACAAATCGTCGACGGGAAACCGGTCACTCCTGGTCTTTCTGGTTGTGATAGTTGCGCTGCTGGCCGGTTTGCAACTGACGGGAGTGCTGGATCTGACTACGGCACAGGGACTGGCCCGGGCAATGGGTACCATCATTTCGCTCATTGCCGTGAGCTATTTCACCTATATACTGGTGGCGGGTGGACTGGATGCGACCGAGAAAAAGCGAGTCGTGGTACTGTTCATCTTCTTCCTGGCAGCGGCCCTGTACTGGGCGGGCAATGAGCAGCAGGGATCATCGCTGCAAATCTTTGCCGACCGCTATACTGACCTGACCGTGTTTGGCTGGCAAATGCCATCGAGCTGGTTTCAGAATCTGAATCCCGCCTTCATCCTGATTTTTTCGCCGGTGCTGGCCGCTTTCTGGGTCTTTCTGGCTAACAAGAATATTAACTTCTCGGTACCCGCCAAGTTCGCTGTATCCCTGTTGCTGTTGGGAATCGCCTACGTTATCATGGTATTTGCAGCTAACGTAGCGCTGACGGGCGAACGGACCACGCCCTTATATCTGGGGTCCACTTACCTGTTTTTTACCCTCGCCGAGCTGTTTCTGAGTCCAGTCGGGTTAAGTGCCTTTTCCAAACTGTCGCCCAGGCGGTATACCAGCCAGTTGATGGGTCTCTGGTTTGTAGGCTCGTCGCTGGGCAACCTGATTGCCGGTTTATTTGCGGGCGGATTCGACGAAGAGAACGTTCAGCAGATGCCGGGTATGTTCCAGAGCGTAGCCATTTTTGCGCTGGCGTCGGGCCTGGTCCTGCTGCTGTTCTCCAAACCGCTCAAAAAGTGGATGGGTGGAATTGACTAG
- the pabB gene encoding aminodeoxychorismate synthase component I produces MNEVRVTVADVSAFKRQALAWATAQETPQSGFITLLNNNFIAYPHDPFPNRLFVGAKRVISLVDSDPFQALHDAHRARPSYLVGYLGYDLKNQLEDLTSRHPNRLGFPDTYFVEPEWILDFVDNDVIIQGEGDVNRVVEEVRNYPHCPVGKGGKTHIIQCRVTPEEYMARVRQIKQHIVAGDVYELNYCIEFLVENAVLDPLATYDALNTRSPMPFSSFLKLGNRYVIGASPERFMRKQGRTLLSQPIKGTIRRSKDPVEDAALRARLRNSEKERAENLMIVDLVRNDLARSAETGSVRVDELFGIYGFEQVYQMISTVSAVLREDLSWTDALRNAFPMGSMTGAPKIRAMQLIDELEVSRRGVYSGAIGFVTPDGDFDFNVVIRSLLYNAECQYASFSVGSAITYDADPAQEWEECLLKARAIREVLAG; encoded by the coding sequence ATGAATGAAGTTCGGGTGACTGTTGCCGACGTATCGGCGTTCAAACGGCAGGCACTCGCCTGGGCTACGGCGCAGGAAACACCCCAATCGGGTTTTATCACCTTACTGAACAACAACTTTATTGCTTACCCCCATGACCCGTTTCCCAACCGGCTTTTCGTCGGTGCGAAGCGGGTCATTTCGTTGGTGGACTCTGATCCATTTCAGGCTCTGCACGACGCCCACCGGGCCCGGCCTTCCTATTTGGTAGGCTATTTGGGGTACGATCTGAAAAACCAGCTCGAAGACCTGACCAGCCGCCACCCCAATCGGCTCGGTTTTCCCGATACTTATTTTGTTGAACCCGAGTGGATTCTTGATTTTGTTGACAACGACGTTATCATTCAAGGCGAAGGCGATGTGAATAGGGTAGTGGAGGAGGTGCGGAACTACCCTCATTGCCCCGTTGGTAAGGGTGGGAAGACACACATAATCCAGTGCCGTGTTACGCCCGAGGAGTACATGGCCCGAGTTCGGCAAATCAAGCAACATATTGTGGCCGGCGATGTGTATGAGTTGAATTACTGCATCGAGTTTCTGGTCGAGAACGCCGTCCTGGATCCTCTGGCTACCTATGACGCATTGAATACCCGGTCACCAATGCCGTTTTCGAGTTTTCTCAAGCTGGGAAACCGCTACGTCATAGGGGCATCACCGGAGCGGTTTATGCGGAAGCAGGGTAGAACGCTGTTGTCACAGCCCATCAAAGGAACGATCCGGCGTAGTAAAGACCCCGTCGAAGATGCTGCCCTGCGGGCACGGCTACGGAACTCCGAGAAAGAGCGGGCCGAGAATCTGATGATCGTTGATCTGGTTCGCAACGATCTCGCCCGCTCGGCCGAAACGGGTTCGGTACGGGTCGATGAATTGTTCGGAATATACGGTTTCGAGCAGGTCTACCAGATGATTTCGACAGTGTCGGCAGTGCTGCGTGAGGATCTGTCGTGGACTGATGCCTTGCGCAACGCCTTCCCGATGGGCAGCATGACGGGCGCCCCTAAAATCCGGGCCATGCAACTCATCGACGAACTGGAGGTGAGTCGCCGGGGTGTTTACTCAGGTGCTATCGGCTTTGTAACACCCGACGGCGATTTTGACTTCAATGTCGTTATCCGCTCGCTGCTCTACAACGCCGAGTGCCAATACGCATCATTCTCGGTTGGCAGCGCCATCACCTACGATGCAGACCCTGCCCAGGAGTGGGAAGAGTGCCTCCTTAAAGCGCGGGCTATTCGGGAAGTGCTGGCAGGATAA
- a CDS encoding NYN domain-containing protein translates to MPTSSSRLTRIGVFYDGNYFLHVSNYYNYSHERRSRISISGLHAFIRRQVAEEEGVNERLCQIVDAHYFRGRLNAHEANQRGNQLFYDRLFDDILMSEGVVTHYLPVKTYQGYRQEKGIDVWLALEAFELAQYKKFDVVVLITSDGDYVPLIRKLNTIGSRIMVLSWDFEFENEQGEKQVTRTSQDLLEEVSYPVAMHELIDNRTRKSDTVIQNLFVKQAQSRPTFTAATTANGGTYTNGNSFSTFTNGNTYGGYQEADEPNYNVADGIIVDDDPEGRKISTIRSLKTGYGFVNYPPNNLFFHYTSLIDTDFNELQVDDEVEFTIGQNAEGKDIAIDVQLVRH, encoded by the coding sequence ATGCCAACATCATCATCGAGACTAACCCGTATCGGGGTTTTTTATGACGGTAACTATTTTCTACATGTAAGTAACTATTACAATTATTCCCACGAACGACGCAGTCGGATCAGTATATCGGGACTTCACGCGTTTATTCGTCGGCAGGTAGCAGAAGAAGAGGGTGTTAATGAACGTCTTTGCCAAATTGTTGATGCGCATTATTTCCGGGGTCGCCTGAATGCTCACGAAGCTAATCAGCGTGGTAATCAGTTATTTTACGATCGGTTGTTCGACGATATTCTTATGTCGGAAGGGGTTGTTACCCACTACCTTCCCGTAAAAACCTACCAGGGATACCGCCAGGAAAAAGGGATCGATGTCTGGCTTGCGCTCGAAGCGTTTGAACTGGCGCAGTACAAAAAGTTTGATGTTGTCGTGTTGATTACCTCGGACGGCGATTATGTGCCGCTCATTCGTAAACTCAATACCATTGGCTCCCGGATCATGGTTCTAAGCTGGGATTTCGAATTTGAGAATGAGCAGGGCGAAAAACAGGTAACCCGTACGTCACAGGATTTACTGGAAGAGGTATCGTACCCGGTTGCCATGCACGAATTGATTGATAACCGCACCCGCAAGAGTGATACGGTGATTCAAAATCTATTCGTGAAGCAAGCGCAGTCGCGTCCAACGTTCACCGCAGCGACCACCGCCAACGGTGGAACTTATACCAACGGAAACAGTTTTAGTACGTTCACCAACGGCAATACGTATGGTGGCTATCAGGAAGCCGATGAGCCGAATTATAACGTGGCAGACGGTATCATTGTAGACGACGATCCCGAAGGCCGGAAAATCAGCACCATCCGCAGTCTGAAAACGGGTTATGGTTTTGTCAATTACCCACCCAACAACCTGTTTTTTCACTATACCAGCCTGATCGATACGGACTTCAACGAGTTGCAGGTCGATGACGAGGTTGAGTTCACCATCGGGCAGAATGCCGAAGGTAAAGACATCGCAATTGATGTGCAGTTAGTTCGTCATTAA
- a CDS encoding peptidoglycan DD-metalloendopeptidase family protein gives MILPVDFQTDPYLILDFSAANPDLAALDLTNTATFSAYVFGKLRDAGARVGVGGYNEHRTIYRRSNHFNTAQAEPREIHLGIDLWAEAGTPVFAPVPGIVHSFQDNANFGDYGPTIILEHQTADGVLYSLYGHLTRASLVSLYEGKPIEAGEKLAEIGPYPENGDWPPHLHFQLMTDMLGLRGDFPGVCSLTDRAKFLALCPDPNQLLRIPGLYAST, from the coding sequence ATGATTTTACCCGTCGATTTCCAGACTGATCCCTACCTGATTCTCGACTTTTCGGCGGCCAACCCCGATCTGGCCGCCCTCGATCTAACCAATACGGCAACGTTTTCTGCCTATGTCTTCGGTAAGCTCCGCGACGCAGGGGCCCGGGTTGGTGTGGGGGGCTACAATGAACACCGGACGATATACCGTCGTAGTAACCATTTCAATACGGCGCAAGCCGAACCGCGCGAAATTCACCTCGGCATCGATTTGTGGGCCGAAGCCGGAACGCCCGTCTTTGCTCCCGTGCCGGGTATCGTTCACAGCTTTCAGGACAACGCTAACTTCGGCGACTATGGCCCAACGATTATTCTGGAGCATCAAACGGCCGACGGCGTCCTATACAGCCTGTATGGCCACCTGACCCGCGCATCGCTGGTTAGTTTATACGAAGGCAAACCGATTGAAGCCGGTGAAAAACTGGCCGAGATTGGCCCTTATCCCGAAAATGGAGACTGGCCACCACACCTGCACTTTCAGCTCATGACCGATATGCTGGGTCTGCGGGGTGACTTCCCCGGCGTATGCTCGCTGACCGACCGGGCAAAATTTCTGGCCCTTTGCCCCGATCCAAATCAGCTATTGAGGATACCGGGGTTATACGCTTCCACTTAG